One bacterium genomic region harbors:
- a CDS encoding glycosyltransferase family 4 protein, whose protein sequence is MRVAMLGEFSPQQIEPLVKRSGTFVHPSTWIKNLCEVLGQKKGLELHVVSQTTELKENQTVIYQGVTFHFVKRPSRLRAATLFQFDRLRIMRVLKKIQPDLVHAQGTDEYGYAAMSGPWPAVLTLHGIRRMEAQWLSTSFFSRWTLLKYIEAYCIRKAKHIISINPYVERLIRHETRAIIHPIENPIHDDFFNMQSSRDITRFVFVGTLDPRKSPLMLMRAFLRARKKFANIRLTVIGPYDEHYPEYRREVEQFVEQLSGKDGIELLGWCQPEKVRREIVKAGILVLPSKQETAPMVIAEAMAAGLAIIATRAGGVEHMVRQDEEGYLLEVDDEAGLYAALLQTQQNKEKTIAMGKAAQVSAKKRFSASVIAEKIYQVYQTIHQEQQS, encoded by the coding sequence ATGCGAGTTGCCATGTTGGGGGAGTTTTCTCCGCAACAAATTGAACCACTTGTGAAGCGGAGCGGAACTTTTGTGCATCCCAGTACATGGATAAAAAATCTCTGTGAAGTTTTGGGACAAAAAAAAGGATTGGAATTGCACGTTGTCTCGCAGACGACCGAATTGAAGGAAAATCAAACCGTTATTTATCAAGGGGTGACATTTCATTTTGTTAAGCGACCCAGTCGACTGCGCGCTGCCACGCTATTTCAATTTGATCGATTGCGGATTATGCGGGTTTTGAAAAAAATCCAACCGGACCTGGTACATGCGCAGGGGACGGATGAATACGGTTATGCGGCCATGTCGGGTCCCTGGCCGGCAGTGCTTACCCTGCATGGTATTCGGCGGATGGAAGCCCAGTGGTTAAGTACTTCTTTTTTTTCTCGCTGGACGCTCTTGAAATATATTGAAGCGTATTGTATCCGGAAGGCGAAGCATATTATTTCCATCAATCCCTATGTGGAAAGGTTGATTCGGCATGAGACCCGGGCAATCATTCATCCGATAGAAAACCCCATTCATGATGATTTTTTTAATATGCAGTCTTCGCGTGATATAACGCGGTTTGTTTTTGTTGGGACACTCGATCCCCGTAAATCTCCACTTATGTTAATGCGTGCATTTTTACGCGCTAGAAAAAAGTTCGCCAATATCCGACTGACAGTCATTGGCCCTTATGATGAGCATTATCCTGAATACCGCCGTGAAGTAGAACAGTTTGTGGAACAGCTTTCCGGAAAGGATGGTATTGAATTATTAGGTTGGTGTCAGCCCGAGAAGGTGCGTCGGGAAATTGTCAAAGCCGGTATTTTGGTATTGCCTTCAAAACAGGAAACAGCACCCATGGTGATTGCCGAAGCGATGGCTGCCGGTCTGGCAATTATTGCCACCCGGGCAGGCGGTGTGGAACACATGGTCCGGCAGGATGAAGAAGGGTATCTGCTTGAGGTTGATGATGAAGCAGGACTGTATGCGGCTTTGCTGCAAACCCAGCAAAATAAGGAAAAAACCATTGCCATGGGTAAAGCAGCGCAGGTATCGGCCAAAAAGCGATTTTCCGCTTCGGTAATTGCTGAAAAAATTTACCAAGTTTATCAAACCATCCATCAAGAACAGCAGTCATGA
- a CDS encoding polysaccharide pyruvyl transferase family protein yields MNFIRLFRGSKTGDALKALYQWGRQISRYRIQRVFGALYPNVINFPVTDRCNSRCVMCNVWKEENVTDLATEAIAGILSDPLFKKVRSVGLSGGEPTLRNDLAQLGQVMIRKLPKLKGLSIISNGLQPEKVENSIKALAQVCQQHRKTLSVMISIDGIGDVHDQVRGVPKAFVRMQETIERLQKMPAISLALCCTIMRQNVDELNRIWNFAKARGLYIKFRVATRVDRLYNFDCTGGYTLNETQRHCAAQFLEKLAMTYEQDWERKLYYVSLRDMLVENKPRTVPCLWERDGVTLDAKGKIYYCAVKSKSLGNALEISAKKLYFQSANLEYRGSIKKTACAACSHDYTTLFTRRLLFQLLKTTYRKIILLPLLDRGMVFFAELLRLVLLEKKPRNKKLLKKLFVMGWYGTETTGDKAILTGILQNIQQDFGEVDTTIASYHPFYTRRTVSEIGNVKIKIVSIGTASCSRALHQSDLIVMGGGPLMEIRDVVDVLRFVLKGRLQRKITMLYGIGVGPLYSKRLKRVVKLIVQLADIVTVRDQRSMDCLQAMGAAKGVELSIDPSTVYLLGHPGRHLRKTEKIKKIGFSIRAWPRNYAATLSEEVFKEKLMMLVQVYAEVIEYLVKTQHAEVTLVPMNTFYVGDDDRDILEQIQAALPDEVKTRIVTGTGAPSEIAGEIAAQDLFIGMRFHSVVFAATLGVPVIALDYTHGKGKVSGFMEMMDQAEAVIDINDLTKEMMLEKIAGFSKKINVIGEQLMCMQSVLLDKNDINRHQLQLWFAAKKSGV; encoded by the coding sequence ATGAATTTTATACGATTGTTTCGTGGATCTAAAACAGGTGATGCTTTGAAAGCCCTTTACCAGTGGGGGCGTCAAATTTCGCGTTATCGCATTCAAAGAGTATTTGGTGCGCTTTATCCCAATGTTATTAACTTTCCGGTCACAGACCGATGCAATTCGCGCTGTGTTATGTGCAACGTTTGGAAAGAGGAAAATGTAACGGATTTGGCAACCGAGGCCATAGCTGGAATTCTTTCCGATCCTTTATTTAAAAAAGTCCGCTCTGTTGGCTTGAGCGGGGGGGAGCCGACATTGCGCAATGATCTGGCCCAGTTGGGACAGGTCATGATCCGTAAGCTGCCAAAATTAAAGGGTTTGAGTATTATTAGCAATGGTTTGCAACCGGAAAAAGTTGAAAACAGTATCAAGGCATTGGCGCAGGTCTGTCAACAGCACAGAAAAACGCTGAGCGTGATGATTTCAATTGACGGCATCGGAGACGTGCATGACCAAGTGCGTGGTGTGCCCAAAGCATTTGTGCGCATGCAGGAAACGATCGAACGACTTCAGAAGATGCCGGCGATTTCATTGGCCTTGTGTTGCACGATTATGAGACAAAACGTTGATGAGCTCAATCGGATCTGGAATTTTGCCAAAGCGCGGGGGTTGTATATAAAATTCAGAGTGGCAACACGGGTTGACCGTCTTTACAATTTCGATTGTACTGGTGGATATACACTGAATGAGACACAGCGTCACTGTGCGGCGCAGTTTTTGGAAAAATTGGCGATGACCTATGAACAGGACTGGGAAAGAAAACTGTACTATGTATCCTTGCGGGACATGCTGGTTGAAAACAAACCGCGAACCGTGCCTTGTCTTTGGGAAAGGGACGGAGTGACATTGGATGCCAAAGGCAAAATTTATTATTGCGCCGTCAAGAGTAAATCGTTGGGAAATGCGCTGGAAATTTCAGCTAAAAAACTGTATTTTCAATCTGCAAATTTGGAATATCGCGGCAGTATTAAAAAGACGGCATGTGCCGCGTGTTCGCATGATTATACGACTTTATTCACGCGCCGGCTTTTGTTTCAGTTGCTTAAGACGACATATCGGAAAATAATTTTGCTGCCGCTATTGGATCGTGGGATGGTTTTCTTCGCGGAGCTGCTGCGCTTGGTGTTGTTGGAAAAAAAACCACGAAACAAAAAACTGTTGAAAAAGTTATTCGTGATGGGATGGTATGGTACGGAAACGACAGGAGACAAGGCGATTCTTACAGGAATACTTCAAAATATTCAGCAAGATTTTGGTGAGGTTGATACGACGATTGCATCGTACCATCCGTTTTATACTCGGCGAACAGTTTCGGAAATCGGGAATGTAAAAATAAAAATTGTTTCGATCGGGACAGCGTCATGCAGTCGTGCGTTACATCAGTCTGATTTGATTGTTATGGGTGGCGGTCCCTTGATGGAAATACGTGATGTGGTTGATGTGCTGCGCTTTGTGCTTAAAGGCCGATTGCAGAGAAAAATCACCATGCTTTATGGTATTGGTGTCGGGCCTCTGTACAGTAAACGCCTCAAACGCGTGGTGAAGCTGATAGTCCAACTTGCCGATATTGTCACGGTTCGGGATCAGCGGTCGATGGATTGTTTGCAAGCCATGGGGGCGGCAAAAGGGGTTGAGCTTAGCATTGATCCTTCGACGGTTTATTTGCTTGGTCATCCGGGACGGCATTTGAGAAAAACAGAAAAAATTAAAAAAATCGGATTTTCGATTCGTGCTTGGCCCCGGAATTATGCTGCGACACTTTCGGAAGAAGTTTTCAAGGAAAAATTAATGATGTTGGTGCAAGTGTATGCGGAAGTTATTGAGTACCTTGTGAAAACGCAGCATGCGGAAGTGACCCTGGTGCCGATGAACACTTTTTATGTTGGTGATGATGACCGGGATATTCTGGAACAAATACAGGCAGCCTTGCCGGACGAGGTTAAGACCCGGATTGTTACTGGAACGGGAGCTCCATCAGAGATTGCCGGAGAGATCGCGGCACAGGATTTATTTATTGGTATGCGGTTTCATTCAGTCGTATTTGCTGCAACCTTGGGAGTGCCGGTGATTGCACTGGATTACACACACGGTAAAGGCAAGGTCAGCGGTTTTATGGAAATGATGGACCAGGCAGAAGCGGTGATAGATATCAATGATTTGACCAAGGAAATGATGCTGGAAAAAATAGCCGGTTTTTCAAAAAAAATAAATGTAATAGGTGAGCAGCTTATGTGTATGCAATCCGTGCTGCTGGATAAAAATGATATAAACCGGCATCAGTTGCAACTGTGGTTTGCAGCGAAGAAAAGCGGGGTGTAA